Proteins from a genomic interval of Zingiber officinale cultivar Zhangliang chromosome 1B, Zo_v1.1, whole genome shotgun sequence:
- the LOC121984399 gene encoding uncharacterized protein LOC121984399: MSRIRNVAVASALLAFAGAGLAFPFFFVKSKNRPIIDHSKPLPPQANFRGPYINTGSRDIGPDTSTYVKK; encoded by the exons ATGTCTCGGATACGTAATGTGGCAGTTGCAAGTGCTCTGTTGGCGTTTGCTGGAGCTGGCCTAGCATTTCCTTTCTTCTTTGT GAAATCGAAGAATAGACCCATAATTGACCACTCAAAGCCGCTGCCACCTCAGGCTAACTTCCGAGGACCATATATAAATACTGGCTCTCGTGACATCGGGCCCGACACTTCTACATATGTCAAAAAATGA
- the LOC121970851 gene encoding probable ubiquitin-conjugating enzyme E2 24, with translation MDVLVIDSDSEIYSEISDSEDLDESESTYGGHAQIILSSLDESIDKIDDFLTFERGFVHGDAVCYITDPSGQLGRVVDVDMVVELETISGGLIKEINSKRLNRFRSFDIGDYVAHGPWIGRVEQVFDMVTVLFDGGEKNEILVRDSVDLVPLSPRLEDSPFEYYPGQRVKVKIPHDSKFPLWLCGLKENQEEGTVFQVEVGLMCVNWICSVIIGQNILSSTPARFQSPNDLTLLSYFLHANWQIGDWCKLPFDYTQNLQESAEAKQPLQIAPIYSMEMQKKIEMRSQEIYLITKTKRKVDILWQNGEKSVGIDPQMLSPVNNICDHDFWPEQFVMEKLTPEDVCAPRIQRFGIVKSVDSYECTVKVEWIVPEVKQTVDCIRGSTEEMVSSYELIEHPDFSYCIGDIVVRYISHVEMVNENLRDMQCKDLVARQSNYPGNNSLACEETLGQHTDDSHRDFFQSCLSCIGTVIGYKDGCVEVRWASGYVSKVPPYEIFGLDKISTPATLSSNEESSSSTISKGTADQQKLLSNKTEMIFENEDCATKSLKSVKCLFPGAAVGFLTHAARNFFSFSGSDSLGVSSGEDYQCQLSNKELQFDLKKSQMEVLAQEAGPSKQNDELSILPGEVRPMDFNKFDMVNDFSDHHFNNGIGNGSMLSQAKRGWCKKVQQEWNILKKDLPDTIFVRVYEERMDLLRAVIVGAPGTPYHDGLFFFDIFFPPDYPHDPPAVHYKSCGLRLNPNLYESGKVCLSLLNTWTGTGTEVWNPENSTILQVLLSLQALVLNEKPYFNEAGYDEEIGKVGAEKNSITYNENAFLQSCKSMLYTLRRPPKHFKAFVEEHFAKRSHQILIACKAYLEGAEVGHAFDREMVSEGRRSCSTGFKIMLAKLLPELVSAFGEMGTDCTPFLNQGNE, from the exons ATGGATGTACTTGTCATAGACTCAGATAGTGAAATCTATTCCGAAATCAGTGACAGTGAAGACTTAGATGAAAGTGAATCAACATATGGGGGACACGCTCAGATTATCCTGTCGAGCCTCGATGAGAGTATTGATAAAATTGATGATTTCCTTACGTTTGAAAGAGGCTTTGTTCATGGTGATGCTGTCTGTTATATAACAGATCCCTCAGGGCAGTTGGGTCGGGTTGTGGATGTTGATATGGTTGTAGAATTGGAGACAATTTCTGGTGGATTGATCAAGGAAATAAACAGCAAAAGACTTAACAGGTTCAGATCATTTGATATTGGTGATTATGTAGCCCATGGTCCATGGATTGGAAGGGTTGAGCAAGTATTTGATATGGTTACTGTTCTCTTTGATGGCggggaaaagaatgaaattttagtCAGAGATTCTGTTGATTTGGTTCCTCTCTCTCCAAGACTTGAAGATTCACCATTTGAGTACTATCCAGGACAACGTGTAAAGGTCAAAATTCCACATGATTCAAAATTTCCATTGTGGTTGTGTGGTTTAAAGGAGAACCAAGAGGAAGGCACTGTCTTCCAAGTGGAAGTAGGACTAATGTGTGTTAATTGGATTTGTTCTGTCATTATTGGACAGAACATTCTTTCATCAACTCCGGCTCGTTTCCAATCTCCGAATGATCTcactctcttatcatattttttgCATGCTAATTGGCAAATTGGGGATTGGTGTAAACTTCCATTTGATTATACCCAAAATCTTCAAGAGAGTGCAGAAGCTAAACAACCTCTCCAAATAGCACCAATATATTCCATGGAAATGCAGAAGAAAATCGAAATGAGAAGTCAAGAGATTTACTTGATCACaaaaacaaaaaggaaagttgACATCTTGTGGCAAAATGGAGAAAAATCTGTTGGTATAGATCCACAAATGTTGTCACCTGTAAACAATATATGTGATCATGATTTTTGGCCAGAACAGTTTGTGATGGAGAAGTTGACACCAGAAGATGTTTGTGCTCCAAGGATCCAAAGGTTTGGCATTGTAAAAAGTGTGGACTCATATGAGTGTACAGTTAAGGTAGAATGGATAGTACCTGAGGTTAAACAAACAGTTGATTGCATTCGTGGATCCACCGAAGAGATGGTGAGTTCTTATGAACTGATTGAACATCCAGATTTCTCATATTGCATTGGTGACATTGTGGTTAGATATATTTCTCATGTTGAGATGGTGAATGAAAATCTTAGAGATATGCAGTGCAAAGACCTGGTAGCTAGGCAAAGCAATTACCCAGGAAACAATTCTTTAGCATGTGAAGAAACTCTTGGACAGCACACCGATGATAGCCATAGAGATTTTTTTCAAAGTTGCTTATCATGCATAGGAACTGTTATTGGTTACAAAGATGGATGTGTTGAAGTGAGATGGGCTAGTGGTTATGTCTCCAAG GTTCCACCATATGAAATTTTTGGACTGGATAAGATTTCAACTCCTGCAACGCTGTCATCTAATGAGGAATCTTCTTCTTCAACTATCAGCAAGGGTACTGCTGATCAGCAGAAACTACTATCAAACAAGACGGAAATG ATTTTTGAGAATGAAGATTGTGCAACAAAGTCATTGAAATCTGTCAAGTGTTTGTTTCCTGGGGCGGCAGTTGGGTTTCTAACACATGCTGCCAGAAATTTCTTTAGCTTTTCGGGTTCAGATTCTCTGGGTGTCTCA AGCGGAGAAGACTATCAATGCCAACTTTCGAATAAAGAACTTCAATTTGACCTAAAAAAGAGTCAAATGGAAGTTCTGGCTCAAGAAGCAGGACCGTCCAAACAGAATGACGAACTAAGTATTTTACCTGGAGAAGTTAGACCAATGGACTTCAACAAATTTGATATGGTCAATGATTTCTCTGATCATCATTTTAACAATGGAATTGGCAATGGTTCAATGCTGTCCCAG GCTAAAAGAGGCTGGTGCAAGAAAGTACAGCAAGAATGGAATATCCTCAAAAAGGATTTGCCAG ATACTATCTTCGTTAGGGTTTATGAGGAAAGAATGGATCTTTTGAGAGCAGTCATTGTTGGAGCCCCTGGAACTCCATATCACGATGGACTATTCTTCTTTGATATTTTCTTCCCTCCAGATTATCCTCATGACCCCCCT GCTGTTCACTATAAGTCCTGTGGCCTGAGGTTAAACCCCAACTTGTATGAATCAGGAAAGGTTTGTCTGAGCCTTCTGAATACATGGACGGGTACAGGTACCGAAGTGTGGAATCCTGAAAACTCCACCATTCTTCAAGTTCTGCTATCCCTTCAGGCCCTCGTCCTGAATGAGAAACCATATTTCAACGAGGCTGGATACGATGAAGAGATTGGAAAAGTCGGGGCCGAGAAAAACTCAATCACATACAACGAGAACGCATTCCTGCAGTCATGCAAGTCGATGCTATACACGCTGCGCAGGCCACCTAAG CATTTCAAAGCATTTGTAGAAGAGCACTTTGCTAAAAGATCACATCAAATCCTTATTGCTTGCAAGGCATATCTAGAAGGCGCGGAGGTTGGACATGCTTTCGATCGGGAAATGGTGTCTGAAGGTCGCAGAAGTTGCTCCACTGGGTTTAAGATCATGCTTGCTAAACTTCTCCCAGAACTCGTATCCGCCTTCGGTGAAATGGGGACCGATTGCACTCCCTTCCTCAACCAAGGGAATGAATGA
- the LOC121970861 gene encoding 60S ribosomal protein L37a-1 translates to MTKRTKKAGIVGKYGTRYGASLRKQIKKMEVSQHAKYFCEFCGKFAVKRKAVGIWGCKDCGKVKAGGAYTLNTASAVTVRSTIRRLREQTES, encoded by the exons ATG ACTAAGCGCACGAAGAAGGCTGGCATTGTCGGAAAATACG GTACCAGATATGGTGCTAGTTTGCGCAAGCAAATTAAGAAAATGGAAGTTTCACAGCATGCTAAGTATTTCTGTGAGTTCTGTGGAAAG TTTGCTGTGAAAAGAAAAGCAGTTGGAATTTGGGGATGCAAAGACTGTGGAAAGGTTAAGGCTGGTGGTGCTTATACCTTGAA CACTGCGAGTGCTGTCACTGTGAGGAGCACAATTCGTCGTTTGAGGGAGCAAACTGAATCGTAG
- the LOC121970871 gene encoding tyrosyl-DNA phosphodiesterase 1-like has product MADNRVKTGILVPLTRNLVADSTISNIAIFEGDNVIGRSNLLEPDKRVSRKHITLQVSADSSTKIVVEGPNPIILRSGGQRKKVSFQERANLIDGDIIELIPGHYLYKHVKGGDKRILPETNSGLLRKEKRQSVEEALVNKRIRQADTCESFSSNLQVFTSCDEEAIRHYRVTTKTLPSTFRLMQVQCVPAWANTSSITIGDVIQGNALVAILSNYMVDIDWLVSACPNLRKIPHVLVVHGESAGSEDHFKKVKLANWVFHKPSLPIAYGTHHSKAMLLVYPKGVRVVVHTANLIHVDWNNKTQGLWMQDFPWKGNDQCMDSLFENDLVDYLKALKLPEFTAKLPPIGNVNINASFFKKFDYSSAMVRLIASVPGYHTASNLKKWGHMKLRSVLENCVFDKEFCKSPLVYQFSSLGSLDEKWLSELAVSMSSGVSSDKSPLGIGKPLIIWPTVEDVRCSIEGYAAGNAIPSPQKNVEKAFLRKYWARWKANHVGRCHAMPHIKTYARYNAQNLAWFLLTSANLSKAAWGALQKNNSQLMIRSYELGVLFLPSSKANEKAFSCTDDHVLQQENSSSGYMTGGGSVRLATLCWKGNNPNESSKVIQLPVPYQLPPQPYDSSDEPWSWDKRYTKKDAYGQVWPRRVHLHVDQDG; this is encoded by the exons ATGGCGGACAATCGG GTGAAGACTGGTATCTTAGTTCCACTTACGAGGAATCTTGTTGCAGACAGTACAATTTCCAATATAGCAATTTTTGAAGGTGATAATGTCATTGGCCGTAGTAATCTCCTTGAGCCTGACAAGCGAGTCAGTCGGAAGCATATTACTTTGCAAGTTTCTGCTGACAGCTCCACCAAAATTGTTGTG GAAGGACCAAATCCAATAATTTTGAGATCTGGAGGTCAAAGAAAGAAGGTCTCTTTTCAAGAGAGAGCCAATCTTATTGATGGTGACATTATTGAGCTGATTCCTGGACATTATCTATACAAGCATGTAAAAGGTGGGGATAAACGTATATTGCCTGAAACAAATTCAGGTctcttaagaaaagaaaagagacaaagtGTCGAGGAGGCTTTAGTAAATAAAAGAATTCGACAAGCTGATACTTGTGAATCTTTTTCAAGTAATTTGCAG GTATTTACATCATGTGATGAGGAGGCGATTCGACATTATAGAGTCACAACAAAGACACTACCTTCAACATTCCGACTCATGCAAGTACAATGCGTTCCTGCATGGGCAAATACCTCATCAATTACCATTGGAGATGTCATACAG GGGAATGCACTTGTTGCTATTCTTTCAAATTACATGGTGGACATAGATTGGTTGGTATCTG CATGCCCAAATTTGAGGAAGATCCCTCATGTCCTTGTTGTGCATGGTGAAAGTGCTGGTTCAGAGGACCATTTTAAG AAGGTCAAACTTGCTAATTGGGTCTTTCATAAACCTTCACTTCCTATTGCATATGGAACACACCATTCAAAAGCTATGCTTCTTGTATATCCCAAAGGAGTGCGTGTTGTTGTGCACACTGCAAATTTGATCCATGTTGATTGGAATAACAAAACCCAGGGCTTATGGATGCAAGACTTCCCTTGGAAGGGCAACGATCAGTGCATGGATTCTCTCTTTGAAAATGACTTGGTTGATTATCTCAAAGCACTTAAG TTGCCTGAATTTACTGCCAAGCTACCCCCAATCGGAAATGTCAACATCAATGCTTCTTTCTTTAAGAAGTTTGACTATAGCAGCGCAATG GTTAGGTTAATTGCCTCAGTTCCTGGATATCATACAGCTTCCAATTTGAAGAAGTGGGGGCATATGAAGTTGCGGAGTGTTCTTGAAAACTGTGTATTTGACAAAGAATTTTGTAAATCCCCTCTTGTATATCAG TTTTCTTCCCTTGGTTCTCTGGATGAAAAATGGCTGTCTGAGCTGGCAGTCTCCATGTCATCAGGCGTTTCTAGTGATAAATCTCCACTGGGCATTGGAAAACCTCTCATAATCTGGCCAACGGTTGAGGATGTTAGATGCTCTATCGAG GGTTATGCAGCTGGCAATGCAATTCCAAGCCCACAAAAGAATGTAGAGAAAGCTTTTCTCAGAAAATATTGGGCAAGGTGGAAGGCTAATCATGTAGGCCGCTG TCATGCAATGCCACACATAAAAACATATGCTCGGTACAATGCTCAAAATCTTGC ATGGTTTCTTCTTACTTCAGCAAATCTAAGCAAAGCTGCTTGGGGTGCATTACAGAAGAACAATTCTCAGCTTATGATACGTTCGTATGAG TTGGGAGTTCTGTTCTTGCCTTCTTCAAAGGCCAATGAGAAAGCTTTTTCTTGTACGGATGACCATGTACTGCAACAG GAGAATTCCAGCTCAGGTTATATGACTGGGGGAGGAAGCGTAAGGTTGGCAACCTTATGCTGGAAGGGAAACAATCCAAACGAATCCTCCAAAGTGATCCAGCTACCCGTTCCATATCAACTCCCACCTCAACCATACGACTCCTCAG ATGAGCCATGGTCGTGGGACAAGCGATATACAAAAAAGGATGCCTACGGGCAAGTATGGCCACGCCGTGTTCACCTGCATGTGGATCAAGATGGTTGA
- the LOC122040637 gene encoding uncharacterized protein LOC122040637, which yields MFNVGIPVLPARPRYFHPLFALPVSSMATTCFAPLSRASPLSVIVLLFLLFSFTTSSDVLYSEHCSSVVSESAVSDDALDPSASAHFQLSSGVVFGADALLGGNSSVLPAYFFFRLRSLLPTQTLGVVQIAATLILRSGGSSVPVRGRHVLGSSDVHFHQVRPRLPRTFFQRGMVSLDLTGVWSEASGKLCMVGNGRGRSLEGNNLQVSALLKLDYPKVVNITSSLIKGSLQSLDAPGSLNHFDQVSVLAYAPEKYEYTQISHAKNSCNRVNDESLGLQSVSLCYYLRSLSRVRFELDYEKNCSTSSCGPFAPGSRFTPRTMSFHQTQCSDDGLVHAYVGFSNYDGFSLGTSLIPGKVLVSEGFWDPVKHQLCLVACRIQNSGHLLEDSTVDACTIRICLWFPAVWSIENRSISVGRIWSNNNEKFSGYFDPVSFWSIDNYMGSLPGLNYNYTRLELARKSCVSDSSKSARKKKYPDGKSFRDFRFDASARNSQGNSTWCYFNPVSIGQTIYGNMFVQNEESLPVSVNVESYSLQNISYEIQLMLSNSSFSMNKADKISAEGIYNAHTGLLCLVGCRVVAPLAAKQQMKRHETMDCEIIINIQLAPLNRREGDKINGTIRSTRDNKDPLFIEPLDITSSTIYIEQATQSIWRMDVELIMVMVSLTSSCIFVGLQLFHVKKKPEVLPSISIIMLVILTLGYMIPLVLNFQALFRPSSNQNVFLWSGGWLEVNEVIVRVVTMIAFLLQFRFLQLSWTARSSNEGTSGLWLAEKNTIKTCLPLYLVGGLIAWLVHTIYSQSRIRRRPLYANQLHDSLWGSLISYASLILDGFLLPQVIFNVFSGSKEKALAPSFYVGNTVVRGLPHAYDAYRSRYYVPPLNSSYIYASPYEGFYSMAWDIIVPCGGILLALLVFLQQRYGGCFISPKNIEPRTYELVPVVVS from the coding sequence ATGTTCAACGTCGGTATCCCCGTCCTGCCGGCTCGCCCTCGATATTTTCACCCTCTGTTCGCGCTTCCAGTTTCATCGATGGCGACGACTTGCTTCGCCCCTCTCTCCAGGGCTTCTCCCCTTTCCGTGATCGTCCTCcttttcctcctcttctccttcacTACCTCTTCGGATGTTCTCTATTCCGAACATTGCTCATCCGTTGTCTCGGAATCCGCCGTCTCCGACGACGCTTTGGATCCCTCCGCCTCCGCGCACTTCCAGCTCTCCTCGGGCGTAGTTTTCGGCGCAGACGCCCTCCTCGGTGGGAATTCCTCTGTGCTCCCTGCGTACTTCTTCTTCCGCCTCCGGTCCCTCCTTCCCACCCAGACCCTCGGCGTCGTCCAGATCGCTGCCACTCTCATTCTCCGCTCGGGAGGCAGCTCAGTCCCCGTCCGTGGAAGGCATGTTCTCGGAAGCTCTGATGTCCACTTCCACCAGGTCCGACCTCGGCTCCCGCGGACCTTCTTCCAGCGCGGGATGGTAAGCCTCGATCTCACCGGCGTTTGGTCCGAGGCCTCCGGTAAGCTTTGTATGGTGGGGAATGGTCGCGGAAGGTCGTTAGAAGGTAACAATCTCCAAGTTTCTGCTCTCTTGAAGCTCGATTATCCCAAAGTTGTGAACATTACTTCGAGCTTGATCAAGGGCAGTTTGCAGAGTCTAGATGCTCCTGGTAGTTTGAATCATTTCGATCAAGTTTCGGTTTTGGCATATGCTCCTGAGAAATATGAGTACACACAGATCTCTCACGCAAAGAATTCTTGCAATCGAGTGAACGATGAGTCTCTAGGGCTTCAATCTGTCTCTTTATGCTACTATCTGAGGAGCCTGTCGAGGGTGCGGTTTGAGTTGGATTATGAAAAGAATTGTTCCACGAGCTCGTGCGGTCCTTTTGCTCCGGGTTCAAGATTTACTCCACGCACCATGTCTTTCCATCAAACGCAATGCTCTGATGATGGATTGGTACATGCCTATGTTGGTTTCTCAAATTACGATGGCTTCTCTTTGGGTACTAGCTTGATCCCAGGGAAGGTGCTAGTTAGTGAGGGGTTTTGGGATCCTGTAAAACACCAGCTTTGCCTTGTTGCTTGCCGTATACAGAACTCTGGACATTTGTTGGAGGACTCTACTGTTGATGCTTGCACAATTAGGATTTGCTTGTGGTTCCCTGCTGTATGGTCAATTGAGAATCGCAGTATTTCTGTCGGGCGGATATGGAGCAACAACAATGAGAAATTTTCAGGATATTTTGACCCAGTTTCATTCTGGAGCATTGACAATTATATGGGTTCTCTCCCTGGTTTGAATTACAATTACACTAGATTGGAACTTGCAAGGAAGTCTTGTGTAAGTGACAGCTCCAAAAGTGCTCGTAAAAAGAAGTATCCTGATGGAAAATCTTTTCGTGATTTTAGATTTGATGCATCTGCTAGAAATTCTCAGGGAAACTCAACCTGGTGCTACTTTAACCCAGTTTCAATAGGACAGACAATCTATGGTAACATGTTTGTGCAAAACGAAGAATCGTTACCTGTCTCAGTTAATGTTGAAAGTTATAGTCTCCAAAACATAAGCTATGAGATACAGTTAATGTTATCAAATTCATCTTTCAGTATGAATAAAGCAGACAAAATCTCAGCAGAAGGAATATACAATGCTCACACTGGACTGCTTTGCTTGGTTGGTTGTCGTGTTGTTGCTCCCTTAGCTGCTAAGCAGCAAATGAAAAGACATGAAACAATGGACTGTGAAATAATTATTAACATCCAACTTGCTCCTTTGAATCGTAGGGAAGGGGATAAGATCAATGGCACAATTAGGAGCACACGAGACAATAAGGACCCACTCTTCATTGAACCACTTGACATTACTTCTTCAACTATCTACATAGAGCAGGCCACTCAGTCGATATGGAGGATGGATGTAGAACTTATCATGGTTATGGTTTCTCTCACATCATCATGTATTTTTGTCGGGCTGCAGCTGTTTCATGTGAAGAAGAAACCAGAAGTGCTTCCATCTATATCGATTATTATGCTTGTCATTCTCACTTTGGGGTATATGATTCCTTTGGTGCTGAACTTTCAGGCTTTGTTTAGACCAAGTTCCAATCAGAATGTTTTCTTATGGAGTGGTGGATGGCTTGAGGTAAATGAGGTGATAGTAAGGGTAGTAACGATGATTGCTTTCTTATTGCAGTTTCGGTTTCTCCAACTTTCATGGACAGCAAGATCAAGCAATGAGGGAACAAGTGGTCTATGGCTAGCAGAGAAGAATACTATCAAAACGTGCTTGCCTTTGTATTTGGTTGGAGGATTAATTGCCTGGTTGGTCCACACCATCTATAGCCAATCTCGCATCAGGAGAAGACCTCTTTATGCTAATCAGCTCCATGATTCTCTTTGGGGTAGTTTGATATCCTATGCTAGCTTGATACTTGATGGCTTTTTGCTTCCTCAAGTTATTTTCAACGTATTCTCCGGCTCCAAAGAAAAGGCTCTTGCCCCTTCCTTCTATGTTGGAAACACTGTTGTCCGAGGACTGCCTCATGCTTACGATGCGTATAGGAGTCGCTATTATGTTCCTCCTTTGAACTCATCCTACATATATGCAAGCCCATATGAAGGTTTTTATTCAATGGCATGGGATATCATTGTTCCCTGCGGAGGAAtccttcttgcattgctagtatTCCTTCAACAGAGATATGGGGGTTGTTTCATCTCTCCTAAAAATATAGAGCCAAGAACGTACGAGTTAGTTCCTGTAGTGGTCTCTTAG